Proteins from a genomic interval of Quercus lobata isolate SW786 chromosome 11, ValleyOak3.0 Primary Assembly, whole genome shotgun sequence:
- the LOC115968870 gene encoding 60S ribosomal protein L13a-4, producing MVSGSGICAKRVVVDARHHMLGRLSSIIAKELLNGQKVVVVRCEEICISGGLVRQKMKYMRFLRKRMNTKPSHGPIHFRAPAKILWRTIRGMIPHKTKRGAAALARFKAYEGIPPPYDKIKRMVIPDALKVLRLQAGHKYCLLGKLSSEVGWNHYETIKELERKRKERAQVAYERKKQLTKLRVKAEKTAEEKLGPQLEVIAPIKY from the exons ATGGTTTCAGGATCTGGGATTTGTGCAAAGCGTGTGGTGGTGGACGCTCGCCACCACATGCTCGGCAGACTTTCGTCTATCATAGCGAAAGAGCTTCTCAACGGTCAGAAAGTGGTCGTTGTTAGATGCGAGGAGATATGTATCTCAGGAGGACTTGTTCGCCAGAAAATGAAATACATGAGATTCCTCCGTAAGCGCATGAACACTAAGCCTTCTCATGGTCCCATCCATTTCCGCGCTCCTGCTAAGATTCTATGGCGCACTATTCGTGG aatgaTACCTCACAAGACGAAGCGTGGAGCCGCGGCGCTTGCTAGATTTAAGGCATATGAGGGGATTCCACCCCCCTATGATAAGATTAAGAGAATGGTTATCCCAGATGCTCTCAA GGTTTTGAGGCTTCAGGCTGGACATAAGTATTGTTTGCTGGGCAAGCTTTCATCTGAGGTTGGGTGGAACCACTATGAGACTATTAAG GAGCTTGAGAGGAAGAGAAAGGAGAGAGCTCAGGTTGCATATGAGAGGAAGAAGCAGTTGACGAAATTGAGGGTTAAAGCTGAGAAGACTGCTGAGGAGAAGCTTGGCCCCCAGCTTGAAGTTATTGCACCTATCAAGTATTAA